In Aegilops tauschii subsp. strangulata cultivar AL8/78 chromosome 3, Aet v6.0, whole genome shotgun sequence, one genomic interval encodes:
- the LOC141043035 gene encoding uncharacterized protein, with translation MGLWNYGRKGKHDREAGSSSGRRRGSVKKEEPASPPRSSIRAPAPAPFTIAPRAAGERDRRYLAVDVCWRYWETRTPVPWSDVHLPNNWHLSADRVPIPPVPASGRARLDEIERRRRLLPDDLYDDERYAPDSVL, from the coding sequence ATGGGGCTTTGGAACTACGGCCGCAAGGGCAAGCACGACCGCGAGGCCGGCTCCTCCTCAGGACGCCGCCGCGGCTCCGTCAAGAAGGAGGAGCCCGCATCACCGCCGCGCTCCTCCATTCGAGCCCCCGCGCCTGCCCCCTTCACTATCGCTCCTAGGGCCGCCGGCGAGCGCGACCGCCGGTACCTGGCCGTGGACGTGTGCTGGCGGTACTGGGAGACGAGGACGCCGGTCCCGTGGAGCGACGTGCACCTCCCCAACAACTGGCACCTCTCCGCGGACCGGGTCCCCATCCCGCCGGTGCCGGCGAGCGGCCGTGCCCGGCTTGATGAgatcgagcgccgccgccgcctcctccccgacGACCTATACGACGATGAGAGGTACGCCCCCGACTCCGTCCTGTGA